The region GTTCAGCATTATAAGGTTTTAATACATAACCTACAATCCCCGCATCAATTGTTTTTAAAAAATAATCAGTTCTACTATGAGCTGAAAATATAAGTATTGGAATTTTTTTATCTATTTCTCTAATTTTATTAATCATTGAAATACCATCAATTTCCGGCATCTCAATATCTGTGATAATTAAATCAAGTGATGATGATTCATATTTATTTTTTTCTTTAAAGATTGATAAACCTTCATTACCATTTGTACCTACAGTAATATTGTCAAAAAAAAGATTTAACATTTTTAGAGTTTGTTCTCTAACATCAATATTGTCTTCCAGATATAATATATTTAATTTTTTTGTAATATTGATAATCTTTTTTAGTTTTTCTTGATTCATTTTAACCTTCGAGTTATTTTAAACTTAACTAATTGTCTTAGTAAACTAACTTCATATAATATTAAAAAAAACTTTTAAAGTAAGTTAACTTAGGCGAATAATCGCCTAAATTATTATTTTGTGAAAGAAGGTAACAAGAAATTGTTATTTTATAGTAAGATCTTTATTTTTATATGCTAATGCAATTGTAACAAATACGGTTGCAGTAACATAATAAACCCACATTGGAATTGGAACAGGGTCACCAGTAGCATATGAATGCATTCCTGATAAGTAGAAGTTAACTCCAAAATATGTCATTAAAATTGTTGCGAAAGCTAATAATGATGCAACAGAGAACACAAATTGATTATTAAATATTTTTACAAATCTTAAGTGTAAAACTAAAACATATACTACAATTGAAACATATGCCCAAGTCTCTTTAGGATCCCAACCCCAATATCTACCCCAAGATTCGTTTGCCCAAACTCCTCCAAGGAAGTTACCAATTGTAATTGCACTTAAACCAATAATTAAAGCAATCTCATTGATAGCTGTAATATATTTGATATTTTCATCTAGGTGAGGTCTTCCTTTTCTAAAAATAAACATAATAAGTGACATAAATCCTAATATTGCCCCAAGTCCAAAGAAACCATATGAAGCAGTTAATACTGAAACGTGAATCGTTAACCAATATGATTTAAGAACAGGTACTAAGTTTGTGATTTGTGGGTCAATACTTGTTAGATGCGCCGTAAACATAAATATACCTGCTACAATAACCCCAGCACTAAGTGCCAATAGAGATTTTCTAAAGAAGATTACAGCTGCAAATACGGCTGACCATGAGATATATAATAATGATTCATAAGTATCAGACCATGGTGCATGACCCGAAATAATCCATCTAAATCCCATACCAAATGTATGTAACGCAAAAAGGATA is a window of Halarcobacter sp. DNA encoding:
- a CDS encoding response regulator transcription factor; its protein translation is MNQEKLKKIINITKKLNILYLEDNIDVREQTLKMLNLFFDNITVGTNGNEGLSIFKEKNKYESSSLDLIITDIEMPEIDGISMINKIREIDKKIPILIFSAHSRTDYFLKTIDAGIVGYVLKPYNAEQISNSLMNLIEKEELSSLNEHILPLENNFVWNNEENALFKNEKIIKLTKSEIKLFKLFSNSKGSLKSYNEIEEYVFDDLTSNSKRVRNLMSRLKTKLGYELFESIYGHGYKLNFKNE